One window of the Natrinema sp. CBA1119 genome contains the following:
- a CDS encoding carbohydrate ABC transporter permease produces the protein MTDPRDSTDPRDSTDPRDSTDPRDSTDPNDSGSIGDGGDDRPRDPTLRRPDGGEPTDRSAGRPDGGTNVLEDAREAELDRGPLQQWVSDSISHPERVYRAMFYVAAIFFLFTTLFPFYWLLMVALTPEGQLQDIVFTPNGFNPGAFIEVFEVVPFHVYMFNSFVIALASTVVVLVIASLAGYAFGRLEFPGRTPLMLLVLVISFFPPAAFFIPLNDLFNTSFFFLEPITGNGTLYNTPFALVTPLSAIFMPLAIFILTTFYSQIPDGLEDAARVEGTTRLGALFRVIIPLSAPGVATAGVLTFIAVYNEFFFSFLMTDGQPENWAPILDGILAYQGQYQVLYNLMAAASILGVIPVAILVVIAQEKIVSGLTAGALKE, from the coding sequence ATGACCGATCCGAGAGATTCCACCGATCCGAGAGATTCCACCGATCCGAGAGATTCCACCGATCCGAGAGATTCCACCGATCCGAATGATAGCGGCAGTATCGGCGACGGCGGAGACGATCGACCACGTGATCCAACCCTCCGCCGGCCCGATGGCGGCGAGCCGACGGACCGGTCCGCGGGCCGCCCCGACGGCGGCACGAACGTCCTCGAGGACGCCCGCGAGGCTGAACTCGATCGAGGCCCGCTCCAGCAGTGGGTCTCCGACTCCATCTCCCACCCCGAGCGAGTGTACCGTGCGATGTTCTACGTCGCGGCGATCTTCTTCCTCTTTACGACCCTGTTTCCCTTCTACTGGCTGCTCATGGTCGCGCTGACGCCTGAGGGACAGCTCCAGGACATCGTCTTCACCCCTAACGGCTTCAATCCTGGCGCGTTCATCGAGGTCTTCGAGGTCGTCCCCTTCCACGTCTACATGTTCAATAGCTTCGTGATCGCGCTGGCCTCGACGGTCGTCGTCCTCGTCATCGCCAGCCTCGCGGGCTACGCCTTCGGCCGCCTCGAGTTCCCCGGCCGGACGCCGCTCATGTTGCTCGTGTTGGTCATTTCCTTTTTCCCGCCAGCGGCCTTCTTCATCCCGCTGAACGACCTCTTCAACACCTCGTTTTTCTTCCTCGAGCCGATCACCGGCAACGGGACGCTCTACAACACACCCTTCGCCCTCGTGACGCCGCTATCGGCGATCTTCATGCCGCTGGCAATCTTCATCCTCACGACGTTCTACTCGCAGATTCCCGACGGGCTCGAGGACGCGGCCCGCGTCGAGGGAACGACTCGGCTGGGCGCGCTGTTCCGCGTCATCATTCCGCTGTCGGCACCCGGCGTCGCGACCGCCGGCGTGCTGACGTTCATCGCGGTCTACAACGAGTTCTTCTTCTCGTTCCTGATGACGGACGGCCAGCCCGAAAACTGGGCACCGATCCTCGATGGCATCCTCGCCTATCAGGGGCAGTACCAGGTGCTGTACAACCTCATGGCCGCGGCGAGCATCCTCGGGGTCATCCCCGTCGCGATCCTCGTGGTCATCGCACAGGAGAAGATCGTCAGCGGACTGACTGCCGGCGCGCTCAAAGAGTAA
- a CDS encoding universal stress protein has translation MYDNVLIPTDGSDTISQTLDHGLPIAANNDATVHTLYVVDSRVTAAAGEDTSTDLERTLEDEGQKAVATVEERATAEGLETVSEVRQGTPAKTILEYADEQGIDLIVIGTRGKSPREKVTSLGSVSERVVDNASIPVFVVRNAGDK, from the coding sequence ATGTACGACAACGTTCTCATACCCACCGACGGAAGCGACACGATTTCCCAGACGCTGGATCACGGACTGCCGATCGCCGCGAACAACGACGCGACGGTCCACACGCTGTACGTGGTCGATAGCCGCGTCACCGCCGCTGCCGGCGAAGACACCAGTACGGACCTCGAGCGGACGCTCGAGGACGAGGGCCAGAAGGCCGTCGCCACCGTTGAGGAACGAGCGACGGCCGAGGGGCTCGAGACCGTCAGCGAGGTGCGTCAGGGAACACCCGCGAAAACGATCCTCGAGTACGCCGACGAGCAGGGGATCGATCTGATCGTCATCGGCACTCGAGGGAAGAGTCCGCGCGAGAAGGTGACCTCGCTCGGGAGCGTCTCGGAGCGGGTGGTCGATAACGCCTCTATTCCAGTGTTCGTCGTCCGAAACGCGGGTGACAAGTAA
- a CDS encoding dodecin, with product MVFKKITLIGTSPESFDAAADDAIDRAEATLQNVQWIEVDELGVEVASADDREYQAEVTVAFELEE from the coding sequence ATGGTATTCAAGAAAATCACGCTCATCGGCACCAGTCCCGAGAGCTTCGACGCCGCAGCAGACGACGCGATCGACCGCGCGGAAGCTACCCTCCAGAACGTTCAGTGGATCGAGGTCGACGAACTGGGCGTCGAGGTCGCCAGCGCCGACGACCGCGAGTATCAGGCCGAGGTCACCGTCGCCTTCGAACTCGAGGAGTAA
- a CDS encoding ABC transporter ATP-binding protein — protein sequence MARVRLENITKRYGEETAVEDVSLEVEDGEFVTFVGPSGCGKSTTMETVAGLTTPSEGRVYIGDDDVTDLAPKDRGVAMVFQNIALFPHMDVYENISFGLRLRKYDDEEVRRRVEQAADIVQLEGMLDRMPADMSGGQQQRVGIARAIVRNPDVFLMDEPLANLDAKLRVHMRTELQRLHRELDATVIYVTHDQAEAMTMSNRIAVLNDGKLQQIAPPLVCYNEPTNLFVAGFIGSPSMNFAEGELVENGLETNNFTVDLDPTRIPDVTVGDAVTLGVRPEDVHLTRYADSLTAPTAPIDARTDVLEPMGDEVFVYLLLAEAEAGSMEQDPSTSSNQLLMSVTPDTDIEAGQDVDVVLDRSKIHLFDTATGEALLHGLTDSPDRESGTTRTEVDS from the coding sequence ATGGCACGAGTACGACTCGAGAACATCACGAAACGGTACGGAGAGGAAACGGCGGTCGAGGACGTCAGCCTCGAGGTCGAAGACGGCGAGTTCGTCACCTTCGTCGGCCCGTCGGGTTGTGGGAAGTCGACGACCATGGAGACCGTCGCGGGGCTGACGACACCCTCGGAGGGGCGGGTGTACATCGGTGACGACGACGTCACCGATCTCGCCCCGAAAGATCGCGGCGTCGCGATGGTCTTCCAGAACATCGCGCTGTTCCCCCACATGGACGTGTACGAGAACATCTCCTTCGGACTCCGCCTCCGGAAGTACGACGACGAGGAGGTCCGACGTCGCGTCGAGCAGGCCGCCGACATCGTCCAGCTCGAGGGGATGCTCGATCGGATGCCGGCGGACATGTCCGGCGGCCAGCAACAGCGGGTCGGCATCGCCCGCGCGATCGTTCGCAACCCGGACGTGTTCCTGATGGACGAGCCGCTGGCGAACCTCGACGCGAAGCTTCGGGTGCACATGCGGACCGAGCTCCAGCGCCTTCACCGGGAGCTCGACGCGACGGTCATCTACGTCACCCACGATCAGGCCGAGGCGATGACGATGTCCAACCGAATCGCCGTCCTGAACGACGGTAAACTCCAGCAGATCGCGCCGCCGCTCGTCTGTTACAACGAACCGACGAACCTGTTCGTCGCGGGCTTCATCGGCTCGCCGTCGATGAACTTCGCCGAGGGCGAACTCGTCGAAAACGGCCTCGAGACGAACAACTTCACCGTCGATCTCGATCCGACGCGGATCCCGGACGTGACAGTCGGCGACGCCGTCACGCTGGGGGTCAGGCCGGAGGACGTCCATCTGACCCGTTACGCCGACTCGCTCACCGCGCCGACGGCACCGATCGACGCCCGGACCGATGTCCTCGAGCCGATGGGAGACGAGGTCTTCGTCTACCTGCTACTCGCCGAGGCCGAGGCGGGGTCGATGGAGCAAGATCCCTCGACGTCATCGAATCAGCTGTTGATGAGCGTCACCCCCGACACGGATATCGAAGCGGGTCAGGACGTCGATGTCGTGCTGGATCGGTCGAAGATTCACCTCTTCGATACCGCCACCGGAGAGGCGCTGCTTCACGGCCTGACTGACTCCCCGGATCGCGAGTCCGGCACCACTCGGACGGAAGTGGACAGCTAA
- a CDS encoding Gfo/Idh/MocA family protein yields the protein MTPNRADIETGIVGLGNIGQYHAERLVELGVTLAGGMDIAAEARTRFARRYDVDVYDEHHELYDAVDAVIITTPNKYHEEYAVDALERDLHVLLEKPLGHSIESAERIADAAAASKGYAMVGFNNRFANTVRIVKNRIERGELGDVSHVEANYVRRRGIPGRGSWFTRRRIAGGGALIDLGVHAIDLALYLLGYPDVTEVSGVARSEFGSREEYAYLDMWADDAGADGFDVDDSASAFIRCGGNRTISLEVAWATNRPATHEFVARGTDAAARFDLLEGDLSVYSASKEGPDHLEDTTIETRQNDTHTDEQRAFFDRIVGDGGPANSVEEALTVQRIIDGIYRSSEEERTYTIDEMNDSSE from the coding sequence ATGACACCGAACCGAGCAGATATCGAAACTGGTATCGTCGGGCTGGGAAACATCGGCCAGTACCACGCCGAGCGACTCGTGGAACTCGGCGTCACGCTGGCCGGCGGAATGGATATCGCCGCCGAAGCTCGAACGCGCTTTGCCAGACGGTACGACGTTGACGTCTACGACGAACACCACGAGTTGTACGACGCCGTCGACGCCGTCATCATCACGACGCCGAACAAATACCACGAGGAGTACGCGGTCGACGCCCTCGAGCGAGATTTGCACGTCCTGCTCGAGAAACCGCTGGGCCACTCGATCGAAAGCGCAGAACGGATCGCGGACGCCGCCGCCGCGTCGAAGGGGTACGCGATGGTCGGGTTCAACAACCGGTTTGCCAACACCGTCCGGATCGTGAAAAACCGCATCGAGCGAGGCGAGCTGGGCGACGTTTCCCACGTCGAAGCGAACTACGTTCGGCGGCGCGGGATTCCGGGGCGAGGGTCGTGGTTCACCCGGCGACGGATCGCCGGGGGCGGTGCGCTCATCGATCTCGGCGTCCACGCCATCGACCTCGCGCTGTATCTGCTCGGCTACCCCGACGTGACGGAAGTCAGCGGCGTCGCGCGGAGCGAGTTCGGCTCCCGCGAGGAGTACGCCTATCTCGACATGTGGGCCGACGACGCGGGAGCGGACGGCTTCGACGTCGACGACTCCGCCAGCGCCTTCATCCGCTGTGGGGGGAATCGAACGATTTCGCTCGAGGTCGCCTGGGCGACCAACCGACCCGCGACCCACGAGTTCGTCGCCCGCGGGACCGACGCGGCGGCCCGGTTCGACCTCCTCGAGGGCGACCTCTCCGTCTATTCGGCGAGCAAGGAGGGCCCCGACCACCTCGAGGACACGACGATCGAGACGCGCCAGAACGATACCCACACGGACGAACAGCGGGCGTTTTTCGACCGGATCGTCGGCGATGGCGGGCCCGCCAACAGCGTCGAGGAGGCGCTTACGGTCCAGCGGATCATCGACGGCATCTATCGCTCGAGCGAGGAGGAACGGACGTACACGATCGACGAAATGAACGACTCGAGCGAATAG
- a CDS encoding metal-dependent hydrolase, giving the protein MFIGHALFAFAVAALVADWRGWDRRPALFVGIVAGAFAAIPDIDVAYALVGLLEWHAADGALGASTAFWDASRVVHRSVTHSLVVGVIAAPAFGLLAVRGRTARARALQTGAIGALGALVAVALVWDGPLAALVMGLFAASGILVARWAARASPLSPLTVVLAALWGLWSHPWGDLVTGSPPDWLFPFGSPALESRVVLHSDPTLHLLGAFAIELAAIALALATICRLTDRSLLGFVDRRAGVGAAYGVAALAVTPPTLEVSYHFVFSILGVGLLCGIVRETPSLAFPRASYRRLPSSDAFLERSLTALAAIAFALVAYAIVYLFVVPT; this is encoded by the coding sequence GTGTTCATCGGCCATGCCCTGTTCGCGTTCGCCGTCGCGGCGCTGGTCGCCGACTGGAGAGGCTGGGATCGGCGGCCGGCCCTGTTCGTCGGAATCGTCGCGGGCGCGTTCGCTGCGATTCCGGATATCGACGTCGCATACGCGCTCGTCGGCCTCCTCGAGTGGCACGCAGCGGACGGCGCGCTCGGGGCGTCGACGGCCTTCTGGGACGCGAGCCGGGTCGTCCACCGCTCGGTCACCCACTCGCTGGTCGTCGGCGTGATCGCCGCGCCGGCGTTCGGTCTGCTCGCCGTCCGCGGTCGCACCGCTCGGGCGCGAGCCCTTCAGACCGGTGCGATCGGCGCCCTCGGGGCCCTCGTCGCCGTCGCACTCGTCTGGGACGGCCCGCTCGCCGCGCTCGTGATGGGGCTATTCGCGGCGAGCGGCATCCTCGTCGCTCGCTGGGCCGCGCGAGCGTCGCCGCTCTCGCCGTTGACAGTCGTCCTCGCCGCGCTGTGGGGCCTCTGGTCGCATCCGTGGGGGGACCTCGTTACCGGCTCACCCCCGGATTGGCTCTTTCCGTTTGGCTCCCCCGCGCTCGAGTCGCGCGTCGTCTTGCATTCGGACCCGACGCTGCACTTGCTGGGCGCGTTCGCGATCGAACTCGCGGCGATCGCGCTCGCGCTCGCGACGATCTGCCGGCTCACCGACCGGTCGCTCCTCGGGTTCGTCGACCGTCGCGCCGGCGTGGGCGCGGCGTATGGCGTCGCCGCGCTCGCGGTGACGCCGCCGACCCTCGAGGTGTCCTATCACTTCGTCTTCTCCATCCTCGGCGTCGGCCTCCTCTGTGGCATCGTTCGGGAGACCCCCTCGCTGGCGTTCCCGCGAGCGAGCTATCGGCGGCTCCCGTCTTCGGACGCGTTCCTCGAGCGATCGCTTACGGCACTGGCAGCTATTGCGTTCGCTCTGGTTGCGTACGCGATCGTCTACCTGTTCGTCGTCCCGACGTGA
- a CDS encoding universal stress protein, giving the protein MSLVVVPVRYPLSKHSRRTLERAIEVAREREAALTILHVDLYQNGKKVTRLDLKNAVERAFGRLENARYVVRTGFLVEESILDEVAAEQADAVVIGSKQASRLRRIFQRFTDNPDIDRYLRSHLDCEVITVESASA; this is encoded by the coding sequence ATGTCGCTGGTCGTGGTTCCCGTTCGGTATCCGTTGTCGAAGCATTCGAGACGAACGCTCGAGCGGGCGATCGAGGTCGCCCGCGAGCGGGAGGCCGCGTTGACGATCCTCCACGTCGACCTCTACCAGAACGGGAAAAAAGTGACGCGTCTGGACCTGAAAAACGCCGTCGAGAGAGCGTTCGGACGGCTGGAAAACGCCCGCTACGTCGTTCGGACCGGCTTTCTCGTCGAGGAGAGCATCCTCGACGAAGTCGCGGCGGAGCAAGCCGACGCCGTCGTCATCGGGAGCAAGCAAGCGAGTCGGCTCCGACGCATCTTCCAGCGCTTTACGGACAACCCCGATATCGATCGATATCTCCGGAGCCATCTCGACTGTGAAGTCATTACGGTCGAAAGCGCAAGCGCGTAG
- a CDS encoding extracellular solute-binding protein yields the protein MGRESTGRRDRTRFRRRSFLKAASASTAGAVAVTGCLGRGRSPGQVVMTAAQDVAGIMHSDGDDPSIQKALWDAGLDEDIRVEIQTVVSDSASRMQTTQSALEAGRAPPDIHMMDSGWTVPFILREQTVNLTERFPEDVLGYVNDTYLEAILETARHPQNGNLHALPLFPDLGFTLYREDLIEDAGYDTSGWGTDPPRWEEFANAVRDARDGADLNYGLTTQAAAYEGLSCCTFNEVMTTWGGAYYGGVENLFTAGDRPITVDDQRVIDAIRMMRSFIEGEEQNTLERYPQICPSAIVQWTEQQSLAPFSGGEAVSNRNWSYAIAETGTEEAFGENLGVMTRPYAVSREEAQYADVGGTAAALGGWNLAVSPFSDRQEEALQVLEAFASEDVMLTVFELGGFLPPNLELVAEASPDDVGPVVRYADVVQSASENAIPRPATDLWPEQSALIYQEVNAAYRGEKAPKAAMSDLANELEQSEAEVQTNGN from the coding sequence ATGGGACGCGAATCCACCGGCCGACGCGACCGGACTCGCTTCAGGCGGCGGTCGTTCCTGAAGGCAGCATCGGCGTCGACAGCAGGAGCGGTCGCCGTCACCGGCTGCCTCGGTCGGGGTCGCAGCCCGGGACAGGTGGTGATGACCGCCGCTCAGGACGTTGCGGGGATCATGCACAGCGACGGAGACGACCCGTCGATTCAAAAAGCGCTGTGGGACGCCGGTCTCGACGAGGACATCCGCGTCGAGATTCAGACCGTTGTCAGCGACTCCGCATCGCGAATGCAGACGACCCAGTCGGCGCTCGAGGCGGGTCGGGCTCCCCCCGACATTCACATGATGGACAGCGGCTGGACGGTCCCGTTTATCCTTCGCGAGCAGACGGTCAACCTGACCGAACGCTTCCCGGAGGATGTCCTCGGCTACGTCAACGACACCTATCTCGAGGCGATCCTCGAGACGGCGCGCCATCCGCAAAACGGCAATCTACACGCCCTGCCGCTGTTCCCCGATCTGGGGTTTACCCTCTACCGGGAGGACCTCATCGAGGACGCCGGCTACGACACGAGCGGTTGGGGGACCGATCCACCTCGCTGGGAGGAGTTCGCGAACGCGGTCCGAGATGCGAGGGACGGGGCCGACCTCAACTACGGACTCACGACACAGGCGGCCGCCTACGAGGGGCTGTCGTGTTGTACGTTCAACGAGGTGATGACGACATGGGGCGGCGCGTACTACGGCGGGGTCGAGAACCTGTTTACCGCCGGTGACCGACCGATCACGGTCGACGACCAGCGGGTCATCGACGCGATCCGGATGATGCGATCGTTCATCGAAGGAGAGGAGCAAAACACCCTCGAGAGGTACCCCCAGATCTGTCCGTCAGCGATCGTCCAGTGGACGGAACAGCAGTCGCTTGCCCCGTTCTCGGGCGGTGAGGCCGTCTCGAACCGAAACTGGTCGTACGCGATCGCGGAGACCGGGACCGAGGAGGCCTTCGGCGAGAACCTCGGCGTCATGACGAGACCGTACGCGGTCTCCCGGGAGGAAGCCCAGTACGCGGACGTCGGCGGCACCGCCGCGGCGCTGGGCGGTTGGAACCTCGCGGTGAGCCCGTTTTCGGATCGCCAGGAGGAAGCGCTGCAGGTCCTCGAGGCCTTCGCCAGCGAGGACGTAATGCTCACGGTCTTCGAACTGGGTGGCTTCCTCCCGCCGAACCTCGAGCTGGTCGCGGAGGCCAGTCCGGACGATGTCGGGCCCGTCGTCCGCTACGCCGACGTGGTCCAGTCGGCCAGCGAGAACGCGATTCCGCGACCGGCGACCGACCTCTGGCCCGAGCAGTCGGCGCTGATATACCAGGAAGTGAACGCGGCGTACCGCGGCGAAAAAGCACCCAAGGCTGCGATGAGCGATCTTGCGAACGAACTCGAGCAGAGCGAAGCGGAGGTGCAAACGAATGGGAACTGA
- a CDS encoding DUF5816 domain-containing protein: MQTRSTDDDGTVYISETDGDKGSKGPFLVAYESSAADSRYGWFCTNCETLDNAMDSMGRIKCNRCGNFRKPTEWDAAHE; encoded by the coding sequence ATGCAAACTCGGTCGACCGACGATGACGGTACCGTCTATATTTCGGAGACGGACGGCGACAAGGGGTCGAAGGGGCCGTTCCTCGTCGCCTACGAATCCAGCGCTGCCGACAGCCGCTACGGCTGGTTCTGTACGAACTGCGAGACCCTCGACAACGCGATGGATTCGATGGGCCGAATTAAATGCAACCGATGTGGGAACTTCCGGAAGCCCACCGAGTGGGACGCCGCTCACGAGTGA
- a CDS encoding carbohydrate ABC transporter permease: MENLSEAAYAYLLLLPAFALLTLIAFYPLIRTFVISLRANQTRGLDPLGAFVGIENYVDILTGNARLARQFLDVGLTSSFPFVELGTPFFQQALFVTLAFAVISVVVETVVGFGQAYVLDQDFRGRRWVRVAIILPWAVPIVIQGMIFFLLFQPTVGFGSDLMQSLGIFSATPLANSRDAFIIILVADIWKSSAFMALLILAGLQSVDRSLYDVARVAGASPWQRFKLITLPLIMPALLVAMLFRTMDAMRVFGLIESTAGCTTVPSLSCLVVEAMFGGTRIYATAAAVAFATALVIGLIIGGYVLLFRDTEGGMY, encoded by the coding sequence ATGGAGAACCTGAGCGAAGCGGCGTACGCGTACCTGCTATTGCTGCCCGCGTTCGCCTTGCTGACGCTGATCGCGTTCTACCCGCTGATCCGGACGTTCGTCATCTCGCTCCGAGCCAACCAGACGCGGGGGTTGGACCCGCTGGGCGCGTTCGTCGGCATCGAAAACTACGTCGACATTCTTACCGGGAACGCGCGGCTGGCTCGACAGTTCCTCGACGTCGGATTGACGTCGTCGTTCCCCTTCGTCGAACTCGGCACCCCGTTCTTCCAGCAGGCGCTGTTCGTCACGCTCGCGTTCGCGGTCATCAGCGTCGTCGTCGAGACGGTGGTCGGATTCGGCCAGGCCTACGTGCTCGATCAGGACTTCAGGGGCCGACGCTGGGTCCGCGTGGCGATCATCCTCCCGTGGGCGGTGCCGATCGTCATTCAGGGGATGATCTTCTTCTTGCTGTTCCAGCCGACGGTCGGATTCGGTTCCGACCTCATGCAGAGTCTCGGCATCTTTAGCGCGACGCCGCTGGCGAACAGCCGGGATGCGTTCATCATCATCCTCGTGGCCGACATCTGGAAGTCCTCGGCGTTCATGGCCCTGCTGATCCTCGCGGGACTCCAGAGCGTCGATCGGAGTCTGTACGATGTCGCGCGCGTAGCAGGGGCTTCACCGTGGCAGCGGTTCAAACTGATCACGCTTCCGCTGATAATGCCGGCCCTGTTGGTTGCGATGCTGTTCCGTACCATGGACGCGATGCGAGTCTTCGGGCTGATCGAATCGACGGCCGGCTGTACCACCGTACCATCGCTGAGCTGTCTCGTCGTCGAGGCGATGTTCGGCGGGACGCGCATCTACGCGACGGCCGCTGCCGTGGCGTTCGCGACGGCGCTGGTGATCGGCCTGATTATCGGCGGCTACGTACTGCTCTTCCGCGACACCGAAGGAGGGATGTACTGA
- a CDS encoding alanine--glyoxylate aminotransferase family protein: MAQQPSTEATRAPSVGELTPPNRTLMGPGPSDVNPRVLRAMSTPLVGHLDPAFIEIMDEVQELLRYTFRTDNQWTIPVSGTGSAAMEAAIGNVVEPGDTMLVPTNGYFGGRMASMAQRAGGEVVEVDAPWGEPLEPDDVADALAEHDPDVFGFVHAETSTGVLQPDVPELTAAAHDHDALVIADSVTSLGGVELRVDEWDIDVAYSGPQKCLSCPPGASPLTLSDEAMEKVLSREEDPRSWYLDLSLLEGYWGEERAYHHTAPITNVYALREALRLVAEEGIEARWARHERLAGALKAGMEAMGLEMNAPDGYWLPSLNAVRVPDGIDDGEVCDALIEQYDLEIAGGLGDLAGEIFRIGCMGHSARPENVIYVVTALGDVLESMGAAVDPGAGVTATRNALEE; encoded by the coding sequence ATGGCTCAGCAACCGTCGACCGAGGCGACTCGCGCGCCATCCGTTGGCGAACTCACTCCACCGAATCGGACCCTGATGGGGCCCGGGCCGAGCGACGTGAACCCGCGCGTGCTGCGGGCGATGAGCACGCCGCTCGTGGGTCACCTCGATCCCGCCTTCATCGAGATCATGGACGAGGTCCAGGAGCTGTTGCGCTACACCTTCCGAACGGACAATCAGTGGACGATTCCGGTCTCGGGGACCGGCTCGGCCGCGATGGAGGCCGCGATCGGCAACGTCGTCGAACCCGGCGACACGATGCTCGTCCCGACGAACGGCTACTTCGGCGGCCGGATGGCCTCGATGGCCCAGCGGGCCGGCGGCGAGGTCGTCGAAGTCGACGCTCCGTGGGGCGAACCGCTCGAGCCCGATGACGTCGCGGACGCGCTGGCCGAACACGACCCCGATGTCTTCGGCTTCGTCCACGCCGAGACGAGTACCGGGGTGCTCCAGCCCGACGTCCCCGAGCTAACGGCGGCGGCTCACGACCACGACGCGCTCGTGATCGCCGACAGCGTCACGTCGCTGGGCGGCGTGGAGCTGCGGGTCGACGAGTGGGACATCGACGTGGCCTACTCGGGGCCACAGAAGTGTCTCTCCTGTCCGCCGGGTGCCAGCCCGCTAACCCTCTCGGACGAGGCGATGGAGAAGGTCCTCTCGCGCGAGGAAGACCCTCGCTCGTGGTACCTCGATCTCTCACTGCTCGAGGGCTACTGGGGCGAGGAGCGCGCGTATCACCACACCGCGCCGATCACGAACGTCTACGCGCTCCGGGAGGCCCTGCGCCTCGTCGCCGAGGAGGGAATCGAAGCCCGCTGGGCGCGCCACGAGCGACTGGCCGGCGCGCTGAAAGCCGGCATGGAGGCGATGGGCCTCGAGATGAACGCGCCCGACGGGTACTGGCTGCCGAGCCTGAACGCCGTCCGCGTCCCCGACGGCATCGACGACGGCGAGGTCTGCGACGCGCTGATCGAGCAGTACGACCTCGAGATCGCCGGCGGGCTGGGCGATCTCGCCGGCGAAATCTTCCGAATCGGTTGCATGGGCCACTCAGCGCGGCCCGAGAACGTGATCTACGTGGTGACGGCGCTCGGTGACGTCCTCGAGTCGATGGGGGCGGCCGTCGATCCGGGTGCAGGCGTGACTGCGACGCGCAACGCGCTCGAAGAATAA
- a CDS encoding mechanosensitive ion channel family protein, producing the protein MRRVLQENASSAGDASSAVNAIQRNIPGDPPEIFIEIALAFVVLAVGWYLSKVAVRIAGRTVARRIERPSVTRTALRGVRAAVLLWAAVVAATILGVGDTQILLSVTVISAVIAVVLAPVVGSLINGLYVLADRPYEIGDMIEVSDAGHRGFVEDITIRYTKIFTLQNTFIVIPNSEIHARDVINYSAEDERTRVSLRLDITYESDLEAARKATERAARGVDDVISGGPDIRIGSARYAAAPSCYISEYGDHGIGLELFFWMKHPYKQTVVRSAVQDAIGERLADLDVEFAYPHRHHVFDETSGVARLAVNDSRFERTAADSPVEPGGSPTDPADR; encoded by the coding sequence ATGCGCAGGGTCCTTCAGGAGAACGCGAGCTCCGCGGGAGATGCGAGCTCGGCTGTCAACGCGATTCAGCGCAACATCCCTGGTGATCCTCCCGAGATCTTCATCGAGATCGCCCTCGCGTTCGTCGTGCTCGCCGTCGGCTGGTACCTCTCGAAGGTCGCGGTTCGGATCGCCGGTCGAACGGTCGCCCGTCGAATCGAACGACCGAGCGTCACGCGAACCGCTCTCCGCGGTGTCAGGGCCGCGGTTCTCCTCTGGGCGGCCGTCGTCGCTGCGACTATCCTCGGCGTCGGTGACACGCAAATCCTCCTCTCGGTGACCGTGATCTCGGCCGTCATCGCAGTCGTGCTCGCCCCGGTGGTCGGCAGCCTGATCAACGGTCTCTACGTTCTCGCCGACCGACCCTACGAGATCGGCGACATGATCGAGGTCTCCGATGCCGGTCACCGCGGGTTCGTCGAGGACATCACGATCCGGTACACCAAGATCTTCACGCTTCAGAACACCTTCATCGTCATTCCGAACTCCGAGATCCACGCGCGCGACGTCATCAATTACTCCGCGGAAGACGAGCGCACGCGGGTCTCGCTCAGACTCGATATCACCTACGAGAGCGACCTCGAGGCGGCGCGAAAGGCGACCGAACGAGCCGCCCGAGGCGTCGACGATGTCATCTCCGGCGGTCCGGACATTCGGATCGGCAGCGCCCGATACGCCGCAGCACCCTCCTGTTATATCTCCGAGTACGGCGACCACGGGATCGGCTTAGAGCTGTTCTTCTGGATGAAACACCCCTACAAGCAGACCGTCGTCCGGTCGGCGGTGCAAGACGCTATCGGCGAACGGTTGGCAGATCTCGACGTGGAGTTCGCCTACCCGCACCGCCACCACGTCTTCGACGAAACCAGCGGCGTCGCACGACTGGCCGTCAACGATTCGCGATTCGAGCGCACGGCCGCGGACTCACCCGTCGAACCGGGCGGGAGCCCCACGGACCCGGCCGACCGGTAA